In the genome of Anaerolineaceae bacterium oral taxon 439, the window CGTTTCGCGGCGTTTCAGGAAGTATTTCGTAATTCCGAGCTTCGGACTCCTGAATCCTCGGGGGCTTCTTGCAATCCTGAAAGAAACGTCATTCAAAACGGCGAAAACCCAGTTTTTTCTTTGCTTTTATCGCGTTTCTGCGTATAATAATTCTTACCTGTATAAACGCAGCCGCACGGCGGACCGGCCGCCGTGCGCCGTTTCAGCGGTATCGCATAGGAGATTTCATGAGTAAAAAATGGCTCTTCCCGGAGGATCGCTTTTTTGACCCGGACCCGACGCAAAAGAAAAATGCGCTTGAAATTTACGCGCGCGTCCGCGATTTGCCGATCGTCAGTCCGCATGGGCATGTCGATCCCGCGCTTTTTACCGAAACGGGCACTGGCTTCGGCGATCCGGCGGAAGCGTTAATTATCCCGGATCATTACGTTTTCCGGGTCTTTTATTCGCAGGGGATGCAGCTCGAGGATTTCGGGATCCGGCTCCGTCCCGGCGTTCCGGGTCGGAGCGAATCGGATCACCGCCTCGTCTGGCGGCGGTTCTGCGAAAAGTTTTACCTGCTGCGCGGGACGGCGTCGTTTAACTGGTTCAGTTATGAGTTCAAGGTCGTTTTCGGGATCGACGAAATCCCCGATTCGGACAACGCCGACCGGCTTTATGACGAATTGTCGGAGAAGCTGGCTTCGCCCGAATTTCGCCCGCGCGCGCTGATGGACCGGCTGAATATCGAGACGCTTTGTACGACGGACGGCGCGGCTGATTCCTTATCGGCTCATGACGAAATTCGCCGGAGCGGCTGGGAGACGCGGGTCCGCCCGACGTTTCGTCCGGATAGTATGGTCGCGCTTCGTTCGCCGGAATTTCCTTCGGAGATCGCCCGTTTATCCGAAGCCTCCGGCGTGAAGATCCGCACGTTTGACGGCTATCTCGAGGCGCTGCGGAAGCGGCGTGCGTTTTTTAAATCGATGGGGGCGGTTTCCGCCGACCATGGCGTTTTCGCGACCGATACGGACCGGCTCCCGAAAGCGGAGATGGATAAGATATTCCGCCGGGCGCTGTTGGGCGACGTTAACGTTTCGAAGGAACGGGATTTCATGGCGCATATGCTCTGCGAGT includes:
- a CDS encoding glucuronate isomerase translates to MSKKWLFPEDRFFDPDPTQKKNALEIYARVRDLPIVSPHGHVDPALFTETGTGFGDPAEALIIPDHYVFRVFYSQGMQLEDFGIRLRPGVPGRSESDHRLVWRRFCEKFYLLRGTASFNWFSYEFKVVFGIDEIPDSDNADRLYDELSEKLASPEFRPRALMDRLNIETLCTTDGAADSLSAHDEIRRSGWETRVRPTFRPDSMVALRSPEFPSEIARLSEASGVKIRTFDGYLEALRKRRAFFKSMGAVSADHGVFATDTDRLPKAEMDKIFRRALLGDVNVSKERDFMAHMLCEFAAMSCEDGFVMQLHPGVLRNHNQFIYDRFGADKGCDIPVETEFTKHLLPLLNEFGNHPDFRLVLFTIDESTYSRELAPLAGHYPALRLGPPWWFNDSWNGMTRFFDSVVETAGLYNLSGFIDDTRAFPSIPARHDVFRRVLANWLAKMVCRSFIDLDDAHELAKLLSYDQPKAIYGL